The Triticum aestivum cultivar Chinese Spring chromosome 6D, IWGSC CS RefSeq v2.1, whole genome shotgun sequence genomic sequence ACCTTCCTGTCATGCAGAGGTATCTCCGCCATATTAACTGCATGTTCCATGACACACCTGATGAATCGCACAAAGATGCCGTCAGGTTGGAAGCCATAGATGGTGAGCTTAACCAGATTCTTGTGCTTGAAATCAGGGGCATGTGGCTTCCACTCCACGTCTGCCTTTTCACAGTAACCATTTCTCTTCCGAAACTCTTCGTCTCTCGCCATTACGCACCAATGATCCCATACTGTGATGCACAACTCTTTTAGGGATGGTGCAGCTTCAAGAATAAACATTGTCCAAGCTAAATCACATCCTTCAGGAAGATGGTCCAGATTCACGTGCTGTAGGTTGCTGAGCACAGGCCTCAGCAGCTTCGGGCTTTCTGGCAGAACCCAAATCtgggaaaacaaaaaaacaatttacAACCTGAGTGCAAGCTGCATATAAATCACATCCACTACTGGCGGAGAAGACCAACAACATAAGCTACTATTGTTGTTGTTGCATATACCATCATCATATGTAGAGTGACAATGGACAGGTACGATTCAAATGACTAATTAGTAGTACCTTTTCACTTTGAAAATCCAGATGCAGATCGCTTATGGAAGGAACATTACCAAGGAACTGACTGAACATAAGAGTCCCAGTCGAACAGGAGCCAGATTTAGCAAGCCTCAGCTTTGAAAGCTGTCGTACAAAACCAAAATACAGGGGATATTTATGAGAGTTGAACCAATTCTTATAGCCCACCAGCTGGAGTTTTGGCAGGCAAGTGAGCTCTACTGCCTCAAATTTCCCAAACTCGACCTCGAGCTCAGTAAGTTGAGCATGTTCTAGCTGCAGCATAGAATTGAACCCCGAGTCACAATGGGATAAACGCAAAGACTCCAAGAGCTTGCAAGTGCTGAGGATGTTGTGTATGTCCAGTTCACCGAACCTCATATTGTTCAGCCACAGACGGGTGAGGCCAGCAAATGCATCCGGACAAGCACCGAAAAAATCATTGAACTGCTTCGCATGGACGAGGAGATCAGCAGGGGAGCACTTGGAAAACTTCTCCGGTATGATCTCAAACTCAGCCGCGCCAACCTTGTGTGTTGCCATGGCGCGAGCAACAGATTTGGCGATTCTGGAACAGTCTGATTGCGTCAAGATGAATCTGATTTTGAGTTGGATGATGGTGATCTCGGGGCTCCTTGTGCTCAAGATGGTATCCGTTACATGAGCCACAGCGCTGTTGATTCTGAGAAAGTCACTGAGGTAGAAAACACGAGCTCTGTCGTATTGACCTGGAATGGAGTTAATACTTAGGAAGAAGTGTGAGAGCATGGTTGGGAGCTTCATCATTCGCTTCGAGCCACGGCACAGGATGTTATCCATCACATGAGCCACGGCACGGTTGGTCTGGAGCTCTTCACTGGGGCCGAAAACACGAGCTTTATCATGGTTAACCTGGAAAGGAACCAGCACTTAGGAAGAAGTGCGAGAGCATGGTGGGGAGCTTCATCATTCGCTTCGAGAGGACGCAGGCCCTTATTGCATCGAGCGTGTCCACCCTCTCCAGAATGTTGAGCAGAAGGTCATCAGGCAGCTTGGTAAGCCTGTCTCCGTCTGCTTCGCTGCCAGCAGCATCTTTGTTGTGAGTTGCTTTGTGCATCGCATCTAGCTGGAAAACCACAAATAATCAGACTTTTGATGATGAATCCAACGTGATGGACAAACATCAATCAAGCACAATAGCACAATAGAAACAGCACTTACATTGCGTCTGCGCCGAccagttttgttcttcttctttttgcgaCTAAAGCACCCGTTCGTCATGGCTGATCGGATCAACAATCGCTGGACGCCTGATCTGGCCTTGGTAAAAATTTCCCCTCTGCTCCTGACAAAGCAGATTAATAGCCGGTGAAAATCAAATCGGGGACACCAACTTAATTTATCGATAATCCGCCTCCGTCTCCCTTGAGATTTTCTTTCTCCCAAAACGCAGCCATACCTAACGAGGTTACCTTCAGATTCCCTGGACCTTTGAACCCAGACGGCGGATGGTAGGGATGGAGTGGAGAGGGTTGTCGGGGGAAGGAGGCCGACTGAGACTGGTGGGTGGCCGGCGGCGGACGGCAGAGGTGGTGGGGTTCGTAGGGGTTGCCGGCGGAGTGTCAGGTTCTGAAGATGTTCGCCCACCTATCTGAAGTCTCCTATCTTCAGTTAACAAAGACGGGCTTCAATGGCTACGAATCCTTCTCACCGCTTCACACACCTTCCTTTTCTTTGAGATATTTTACGGTGCATCATACTCCTGTAAATAGTGCGTAGTATATAGTTGATCCAATGGTCATTATTGATCCCTGTTTTTTTCTCTTGAGGACATTTTAGTAATTGGTTGTAAGGGTAGATTAGTCCTTTCTTAATGATAATGTTATTAATTAATAATATGGGTAATTGCTGTGATTAATAACGTAAGTAATCACAGCTGGAATAGAATTGCCCTATCTCGTGCGTTGCCCTATCTCGTGCGTTCTTCATTTTTCTGCCGCCGTCGCCTGAGTCGCACAGGGGCCGCCGCTCCTTCCCCCGCCCTGCGGTCGCTCCTTCCCCCGCCCATCGGTCGCCGTTTCCTGAGTCGCACTGGGGCGGCCGCTCCGTCTCCCGCCCTGCGGGCGCTGCCGCAAGATCTTGGACGGGGCCCCAAGATCTTCAACGGCGcagccggcccgcgccgcccggcGGCCCTCTCTCTCCATCGAAGGATCTTCGGACGGCGCCCGAGATCGGTTCCTCCGCGCGTCGTGGTTGAGATCCCTCGCATAGGTACGTTGCCTCTGATGCTCCCCAAACACCATAGCTGGGCGCACATGGATGCTGGCTGTGCACGCAATACGAATCCGAAAATGGCTGCTGGGTTTTCTGTCCGTGTGGATGCTGGATTAGTAGTGTGTGAGAGGTTCCTAGTTCTTCTCATTTTTCCTAGCAAGGAATAGTAGTGTGTGTGAGAACTCTCAGATTATGAGTTTGATATTGTGGGATGCATGTTACTTCTTACAAGAACATAATACAGATTTCTTAGAACATGAAAACGATGGGTTAAATACTATGGCCAGTAGGATTCTTGGCTGCTCAGAAAATTAGTAAGGATGTCAGAGATTATTGGTTCAGTTACAGATGATAATCGATGACAATGTATAATTAATATGTTTTAGTTGCAGCGTATTTTCTTTCATGTAAATATGTAACAGGTTTTGCTGTTTCTTATGGCAGGATATCGGCATGGCTGGCGAAGCCATCTCGATAGATGAATTTATGGAGTACGACTCGATGGTCAGGCAGACATTTAAAAGTGAGAACGAAGCGTACAAGTTCTACTTAGGGTATGCGAAGAACAAAGGGTTTGGTATTAGAAAGGGCGATCTGAAATATAAGGGAAACAAGGAAAATGCATACCGGAGGACGTTTGTGTGTTGCAAACAAGGATATCGTGACGTAAAGCACTTTGATGAAACCGACAAGAAAAGGACGCCAAGGGCACTCTCTGGGTGTGGTTGTCCTGCTCTTTTGCAGGTTGAGCTTCAAGCAAGCACTGGGTTGTGGTTTGTAAAGAATTTTGTTGACCAACATAGCCATCCATTCATAAATCCTGAGTTGTCACCTTTCTTGTGGTCTCATCGTGGCATGACCGATCCACAGAAGGCGGATGTCATTGAGTACTCGGTTGGTGGACTTCGCACACATCAGATAATGGATGTGATGGAGAAGCAGGCTGGTGGTTTGGGCAAGGTTGGATTTATATCTCGCGATCTGTATAACCATGTCGcgttggagaagaagaaaaagatagaAGGTAGCGATGCTCAATTTATGCTGAACTACATGACAGCACAACAGATGAAAGACCCAGATTTTTTTTACAGATACACCACAGACAGTGATGGGCATCTGCAGAACATATTCTGGGCAGACGCCCAATCTCGCttggactatgttgcatttggtgGTGTGGTGGTGTTTGACAGCACATACCGGTCAAACAAATATAGGTTGCCGTTTGTTCCATTTGTGGGGCTGAACCATCACCGCATCACAGTCGTGTTTGGGGTTGGTCTTGTATCCGACGAGTCGGCTAACTCATATGAGTGGCTGCTTCAGGTTTTTTTGGAGGCAATGCACCAGAAGCATCCCATCTCAGCGATCACAGACGGCGACGTTTCAATGGCCAAAGCCATATCATCAGTCTGGCCTAGCACATATCACCGTCTGTGCATCTGGCATATCGAGCAGAATATGGTGTTTCACCTCCGAAaggaaaagtttaaggaatttagGAAATTTATTTACTATGCCATGGAGGTTCATGAGTTTGAGAGACGCTGGTTGGCTTATAAGAAGAGATTCAGAATCACAAGGAAAAAGAAAGATGCATGGATTCACAGGATGTACGAGCTGAGAGAAAAGTGGTCTGTAGCATATAACAAGGGAA encodes the following:
- the LOC123142793 gene encoding uncharacterized protein, translated to MHKATHNKDAAGSEADGDRLTKLPDDLLLNILERVDTLDAIRACVLSKRMMKLPTMLSHFFLTRVFGPSEELQTNRAVAHVMDNILCRGSKRMMKLPTMLSHFFLSINSIPGQYDRARVFYLSDFLRINSAVAHVTDTILSTRSPEITIIQLKIRFILTQSDCSRIAKSVARAMATHKVGAAEFEIIPEKFSKCSPADLLVHAKQFNDFFGACPDAFAGLTRLWLNNMRFGELDIHNILSTCKLLESLRLSHCDSGFNSMLQLEHAQLTELEVEFGKFEAVELTCLPKLQLVGYKNWFNSHKYPLYFGFVRQLSKLRLAKSGSCSTGTLMFSQFLGNVPSISDLHLDFQSEKIWVLPESPKLLRPVLSNLQHVNLDHLPEGCDLAWTMFILEAAPSLKELCITVWDHWCVMARDEEFRKRNGYCEKADVEWKPHAPDFKHKNLVKLTIYGFQPDGIFVRFIRCVMEHAVNMAEIPLHDRKVCLRCGDLDPKMKCPSRYPRNADERMQIIEELGMSLPAMVRFLS